In one Catenovulum adriaticum genomic region, the following are encoded:
- a CDS encoding XrtA/PEP-CTERM system exopolysaccharide export protein produces MLCTNKHIARIALACGVAYTLISCSANYLPPATNHPSKTTNINAYNYLIGPGDSLSIFVWRNPDISGSFTVRPDGKITTSLVEDIEASGKTPTELARSVEQILATYIKDPIVTVSVNGFIGPLSEQVRVIGQASQPMAVSYQENMTLLDLMIQVGGLTQFADGDGAKLVRVVEGKQVTYDVEINSLINSGDISENVDLLPGDIIIIPEAWF; encoded by the coding sequence ATGCTGTGTACGAACAAGCATATAGCCCGTATCGCATTAGCCTGTGGTGTGGCATACACGTTAATTAGCTGCTCGGCTAATTATCTCCCCCCAGCTACAAATCACCCATCGAAAACCACCAATATCAACGCTTATAATTATTTAATTGGTCCTGGCGACAGTTTAAGTATATTTGTATGGCGTAACCCAGATATATCAGGATCTTTTACAGTTAGACCTGATGGTAAAATTACCACGTCTTTGGTTGAGGATATCGAAGCATCTGGAAAAACACCCACTGAGCTTGCGCGTAGTGTTGAACAGATACTTGCAACTTATATTAAAGATCCAATAGTCACTGTTAGTGTTAATGGTTTTATTGGCCCACTAAGCGAGCAGGTTAGAGTGATCGGTCAAGCTTCGCAGCCCATGGCTGTTAGCTATCAAGAAAATATGACACTACTTGACTTAATGATTCAAGTGGGCGGCTTAACACAGTTTGCAGATGGCGACGGCGCTAAATTAGTGCGTGTAGTAGAAGGCAAACAAGTAACCTATGACGTTGAAATTAATAGTTTAATTAATTCTGGTGATATCAGCGAAAATGTTGATTTATTGCCTGGCGATATAATAATAATACCAGAAGCTTGGTTTTAA